AATATACCAATTATGATTCAGAGATTTTTACGACAATCATGGATCAAATAGCCTCTGTGTCTGGCACTCGATACGGTGCTGACAAAAAGAGTGACACGGCGCTGAAGGTTATTGCCGATCATGCTCGGGCGACCACCTTTCTGGTAGCGGATGGGGTGTTGCCATCCAATGAGGGGCGTGGTTACGTCCTTCGTAGAATCATGCGACGGGCAATTAGATATGGGCGAAGTCTGGGGATGACCAAACCGTTTTTAGTCTCTATCACGGCAGCGGTAGTTGAGCAGATGAAAGGCGCCTATCCCCATCTGCGCAGTGCAGCTGAACTATTGGCAAAGGTTGTGAATAATGAGGAAGAACGTTTTTTAGAGACTCTTGATAACGGCTTGTCAATTCTGGGCGCTGAATTGGCCAGGATGCGTGACAACAATGAGACCCTGGTCTCGGGCACTTTTATTTTCAAACTCTATGACACGTTTGGTTTTCCAGTTGATATTGTTCGAGATATGGCCCTTGAGGTTGGTTTTTCAGTTGACCAGGAGGGATTTAAACAGGCCATGGACGCCCAGCGCCAGCAATCGAAAAAATCATGGAAAGGCGGCGAACTGCCAGGTGCATCAGGTGCCTTACGACAGGCGTTATCCGATGTGGCCAGGACGGAGTTTGTTGGTTACGAAACGCGGCGCTGCTCGACTACGCTTACGGCAATTGTCACGGAGCACGGTGATAGAGTTGCCTCTGCTTCGCGGGGAGAGCAGATACTGATTGCCTGTCTCCAGACCCCTTTTTATGCAGAGTCGGGTGGTCAGATTGGTGATCATGGGGAGATTATTGGCGAGAAGGGCCGAGCGACAGTGGTAGGTACGAGTAAAACTGCCGAGGGTGTTTTTCTGCACAAATGTGAAGTTGACGATGGGGAAATATCTCAGGGCGACTGTGTCGAGATGCGGGTTGCTGAAGGTCGGCGGCAGCGTATCGCAGCAAATCATTCGGCAACGCATCTTTTACAGTCGGCATTGCAGGAAGCACTCGGTGAGCATATTAAACAGTCCGGATCTCTGGTGGAAGAGGAGAGGCTTCGCTTTGACTTTACCCATTTCTCACCGTTGTCTGATCAGGAACTATTCGAAATTGAAACCCTGGTTAATCGCGAAATACGCGCTAATGTGGCGAACTGTGTTGAGCATATGGACAAGGAAAAAGCCAAGGCCTCTGGGGCAACTGCTCTTTTTGGTGAAAAATATGATGATGTTGTCCGGGTGGTTTCTTTTGGTCAGAAGAGCAGTGAACTCTGTGGCGGCACCCATGTCGGTGCAACTGGTGAAATCGGTCTCTTTAAAATTGTCAGTGAAACAGGTATTGCTGCCGGGGTCAGGCGAATAGTCGGAGTCACGGGTGAAAGGGCCCTGCAGAGAGTTCAGGGCTTTGAAAATACGATTTCAATTATTGCCCAGGAACTAAAGACCTCCCCTGATGAGGTTGTGAGAAAATTAAAAAGCGGGCTGGCACGCCAGAAGGAGTTAGAGAAAGAAGTTGGACAGCTTACGGCCCAGCTATCACTTGCAAGCTTGAACACTATAATTGAGACGGCCAGGGAGATTAGAGGCGTTAAGGTGGTTACCGCAAAAATTAAGCTCGATTCACCGAAAACGCTTCGTGAAATTGGGGATACAATTAGAGATAGGCTTGGCAGCGGTGTCGTCGTTATTGGTGGAGAGCTCGACGGGAAAGCCTCTCTGCTGGCAGTTGTGACTAAAGATGTGTGCAGTAAATGTCATGCGGGACAAATAATAAAAGAGGTTGCGGCAATTGTCGGGGGCAGTGGTGGAGGCCGTCCGGATATGGCTCAGGCTGGTGGCTCAATGCCGGATAAATTGACTGAGGCCCTTGAGGCGGTAGATGCGATTATAGAAAAACAGCTGGACCGCTAGAAATGAATGGTTGTTCATTTTTAGCCGAGGGTAAGGTGTGCTGTAAATACGAAATCGGTCGGAACTGGGTAGAATTACTCACAAAAAAAATAATTATTGCTTGAAATTAGTTCGCCATAAAGGGTTGACAGGGAAAATTATATCTGATAAAGAGAACCCTTAATTTGATGAATAGCCATTCATTTTTGGTTTAAATAAAGGGTTTACCAGCCTGCTGGCGTAAAAATTAAGGAGAGGCTCAATGATCACAATTGATATCACAATGCCTATTCATATAATCAACATGCTTTTGTTGATTGTTATTATGAATGCGGTTTTGTACCGCCCGATTCGCTCAATCCTGATCGAGAGAGAGAAGAAGGTTGATAGTCTTGAAAGGGAAATTGAGACCTTTGAGAAAAATTCACAGCTGCAGATAGAAGAGTTCGATAAGAAACTTACCGAGGCTCGGGTAAAGGCCAAGATGCAGATGGATGCGGCCAAGGCGGAAGCTGCCGGATCAAGTGCTGAAAAGCTGGCAGGAATCCGCAAGGAAGCAGATGCCGAAAAGGCAACAGAACTTGGGCAGATTGAGCAGCAGTTTTCAGTAGCACAGCAGGAATTAAAAGGGCAGCTTGAAGATTTTGCCAGCGCTATGGCAGGTAAGATTCTGGGGAGGTCAGTGTCATAATGCGAATTTCTAAAACAAAAGTTAAAATTGTCTCGTTGCTAGTTGTTGCTGTCTTGGCTTGTGCTGCAACGGTATACGCATCGAGTGCTGAGGGTGGTAGCCTCTCGCCGGCAAAACTTAAAGATCTTGGCTGGCGTGCCATGAACTTTATTGCCTTGGCGATAATTCTGGTGAAGTTTCTGGGTAAGCCAATTGGCAACGCCATGGGCAGCCGGAGAATGGCTATTGTCAATCAGTTTGAAGAGTTAAATGAACGGCGATCTGATGTGGAAAAGAGTTATAGGGAGTACGAGGCCAAAATAGGTCAGATAGATACAGAGGTTGCAACTATACTGGAAGCTGCCAAGGCCCAGGCCGAAACCGAAAAATCAAAAATAATCGCCGATGCAACTCGAGCGGCTGAAGATATTAAGAAAAAAGCGCAAATGTCAATTCAGCACGAGACAAGCATGGCCCGTAAAAAGCTTCGCACAGAAGTTGCCGAACAAGCCGCAGTTATGGCTGAAGCAATCATTCGCAAGAATTTGACAGCTG
This window of the Desulfobulbaceae bacterium genome carries:
- the alaS gene encoding alanine--tRNA ligase translates to MKGYEIREKFLQYFADRGHQVVESSSLVPQDDPTLLFVNSGMVQFKRVFTGEETRPYTTATSCQRSVRAGGKHNDLENVGYTARHHTFFEMLGNFSFGDYFKKEAIDYAWEFLTEVLAVPKEHLWISVFEDDDEAFALWEKVEGLLAGRIVRMGESENFWAMGDTGPCGPCSEIHFDQGVEAGCGKPDCKLGCDCDRFLELWNLVFMQFERDQDGNMTSLPKPSIDTGMGLERVASVLQGKYTNYDSEIFTTIMDQIASVSGTRYGADKKSDTALKVIADHARATTFLVADGVLPSNEGRGYVLRRIMRRAIRYGRSLGMTKPFLVSITAAVVEQMKGAYPHLRSAAELLAKVVNNEEERFLETLDNGLSILGAELARMRDNNETLVSGTFIFKLYDTFGFPVDIVRDMALEVGFSVDQEGFKQAMDAQRQQSKKSWKGGELPGASGALRQALSDVARTEFVGYETRRCSTTLTAIVTEHGDRVASASRGEQILIACLQTPFYAESGGQIGDHGEIIGEKGRATVVGTSKTAEGVFLHKCEVDDGEISQGDCVEMRVAEGRRQRIAANHSATHLLQSALQEALGEHIKQSGSLVEEERLRFDFTHFSPLSDQELFEIETLVNREIRANVANCVEHMDKEKAKASGATALFGEKYDDVVRVVSFGQKSSELCGGTHVGATGEIGLFKIVSETGIAAGVRRIVGVTGERALQRVQGFENTISIIAQELKTSPDEVVRKLKSGLARQKELEKEVGQLTAQLSLASLNTIIETAREIRGVKVVTAKIKLDSPKTLREIGDTIRDRLGSGVVVIGGELDGKASLLAVVTKDVCSKCHAGQIIKEVAAIVGGSGGGRPDMAQAGGSMPDKLTEALEAVDAIIEKQLDR
- the atpF gene encoding F0F1 ATP synthase subunit B, whose translation is MRISKTKVKIVSLLVVAVLACAATVYASSAEGGSLSPAKLKDLGWRAMNFIALAIILVKFLGKPIGNAMGSRRMAIVNQFEELNERRSDVEKSYREYEAKIGQIDTEVATILEAAKAQAETEKSKIIADATRAAEDIKKKAQMSIQHETSMARKKLRTEVAEQAAVMAEAIIRKNLTADDQAKLVEDYLDKVGTV